A genomic stretch from Telopea speciosissima isolate NSW1024214 ecotype Mountain lineage chromosome 7, Tspe_v1, whole genome shotgun sequence includes:
- the LOC122669339 gene encoding ras-related protein Rab7 produces MSMRRRTLLKVIVLGDSGVGKTSLMNQYVHKKFSQQYKATIGADFVTKELQIDDRLVTQQIWDTAGQERFQSLGVAFYRGADCCVLVYDVNVLKSFDTLDNWHEEFLKQASPADPKTFPFILLGNKIDIDGGNSRVVSEKKARDWCASKGNIPYFETSAKEDINVDAAFLCVAKSALAKEREQDIYFQTIPEAVSENEQRGGCAC; encoded by the exons ATGTCTATGCGAAGGCGGACCTTGCTCAAGGTCATTGTTCTAGGAGACAGTGG GGTGGGAAAGACGTCTTTAATGAATCA ATACGTACATAAGAAGTTCAGTCAACAGTATAAAGCTACAATTGGTGCTGATTTTGTCACAAAGGAGCTTCAGATCGATGACAGGCTTGTCACCCAACAA ATTTGGGACACAGCAGGACAGGAAAGATTTCAAAGTCTTGGTGTTGCTTTTTACAGAGGCGCAGATTGCTGTGTTCTAGTTTATGATGTCAATGTTCTCAAATCGTTTGATACTCTTGACAATTGGCATGAGGAGTTTCTCAAACAG GCTAGTCCAGCTGACCCCAAAACATTTCCATTTATATTACTTGGGAACAAGATTGACATAGATGGTGGGAATAGTCGAGTG GTTTCAGAGAAGAAAGCAAGAGATTGGTGTGCTTCCAAGGGAAATATACCGTACTTTGAGACCTCAGCGAAGGAGGATATCAATGTTGATGCTGCATTCCTTTGTGTTGCCAAATCGGCATTAGCAAAAGAGCGTGAGCAAGACAT ATACTTCCAGACCATACCTGAGGCTGTTTCAGAAAATGAGCAAAGAGGAGGATGTGCATGCTGA